The Triticum urartu cultivar G1812 chromosome 5, Tu2.1, whole genome shotgun sequence genome contains the following window.
ATGACATCCTTGAATTCCTCGGCGTCGAACAACTTCTGCTCTTGTAAGGCCTGCTCCAGCTCTTCTTTTGTGATGTACCTGCGAGAGGTATATGAGTATCCAAAAATCCTGAATCCAGGGGCCTGAGATGTACtacctcttttttttctttttccaggaAATACTACCTCTGTTTCTAATCTAAATATAATTTTTTTGTCAGTTTAAATTGAACTgccaaaacgtcttatattttggaacagaggtTGTACTAATTATCAGTTTGTTGGTGCTCAACTTACCCACTGTTGTCCTTGTCGAAGTATTGGAACGCGGTGTAGAGGTGCTCTTCCCTGTCCATTCTGTTCATGTGCACCGTCGCGGTGACGAACTCCTCGTAGTCGATCAATCCATTGCCGTCGGCATCGGCCTGGAAATCGAAGCAGAAAATAATTTCCGTTCATGTCAAATACTCTATGTAACACCACGTCGTTGATTGGTTGTGTCATCTGAATTAATAAGACTCACTGCTTCCATCAGTTGCTGAATTTCATGGTCCGAAAACTTGTTGCCCTGCTTGGCCAGCCCGTTCTTGAGCTCTTCGAGGGTGATGGTGCCGCTGTTGTCCTTGTCGATGCTCTTGAACATCTCCTTGAGCCCCTTGATCTCCTCCTCTGACAGGCACCCGGCAATGACCTACGCAAAGTTCGCCGCAAAGTTATCAAAGATTAGTTAGTTACCTGAAGAAGTGTTGTCAATGTCAGTCTATGCGCCTACTCTCAGTGCGGCTTTCTTGAACTGGTTCATGGCCACGAACTGCTTCATCCTGTCCAGAACGACGTTGTCGAGCGGCGTGTCGGGGGCGTCTCCGTCTTCCTTGATCCATGGGTGGTCTGAAAAAGCTCAAGTTATTTCAGGGCATCGATTGTCTTGGTCATGCACAAAAAAAGAAGTGTGCACGAAGCAAGAATTTGACAGGAGGAAAAAAGAACATGCAGAAGTGGCTTACTGAGGACTTGGGTGGCCGTAAGCCTGTCCTTGGGGTTGATATGGAGCATCTTCCTGACAAGATCCTTGGCTCCGGGGGAGATGTTGGGCCACGGCTCGCTGACGAAGTCGACCTCACCGCGCAGAATGGCGGTGAAGATGGCGTTCTCATTCTCCGCCCAGAAGGGAGGGACGCCGGAGAGGAAGATGTAGAGCATGACGCCCATGCTCCAGACGTCGGCCTCGTGGCCGTACTTGCGCTTGAGCACCTCCGGGGCGATGTAGTAGGCGCTGCCGACGATGTCCTTGAACACCTCGCCTTCCTTGAAGAAGACGGAGAGGCCGAAGTCGGTGGCCTTGATGGGCGACGACTCGTCCCGGTTGAGCATCAGGAAGTTCTCCGGCTTGAGGTCCCGGTGCATCACCCCCATGGAGTGGAAGGTGTGCACGGTCCCGACCACGGACCGGAgcagcgaggcggcggcgcgctccGTGTAGTGCCCCTTGGCGATGATCCGGTCGAAGAGCTCCCCGCCGGCGCACAGCTCCATCACCAGGTGCACGTTGTGCTTGTCCTCGTAGGCGCCGCGGAGGTCCACGATGTTGGGCTGGCCGGAGAGGTGGCG
Protein-coding sequences here:
- the LOC125555911 gene encoding calcium-dependent protein kinase 25-like, whose protein sequence is MGQCCTNGAGQAAAADAAAEAEPPAPPKTPRGDNAPTNDGPAPAPGAAEAEPASAATKADPNAKPPGPVGEVLGRPIEDVRATYTIGEELGRGQFGVTYLCTHTETGEKLACKTIAKRKLSGAEDVEDVRREVEIMRHLSGQPNIVDLRGAYEDKHNVHLVMELCAGGELFDRIIAKGHYTERAAASLLRSVVGTVHTFHSMGVMHRDLKPENFLMLNRDESSPIKATDFGLSVFFKEGEVFKDIVGSAYYIAPEVLKRKYGHEADVWSMGVMLYIFLSGVPPFWAENENAIFTAILRGEVDFVSEPWPNISPGAKDLVRKMLHINPKDRLTATQVLNHPWIKEDGDAPDTPLDNVVLDRMKQFVAMNQFKKAALRVIAGCLSEEEIKGLKEMFKSIDKDNSGTITLEELKNGLAKQGNKFSDHEIQQLMEAADADGNGLIDYEEFVTATVHMNRMDREEHLYTAFQYFDKDNSGYITKEELEQALQEQKLFDAEEFKDVIAEADSDNDGRIDYSEFVAMMRKGTGGAEPSNPKKRRDLVL